A stretch of the Planktothricoides raciborskii GIHE-MW2 genome encodes the following:
- a CDS encoding Uma2 family endonuclease codes for MQLLEANKTQKRTYTPEEYLALEETAEYKSEYHDGEIIPMTGGTTNHNQITLNVCRKFPYTIKEQKYRVFAADVRLWIPATRRYVYPDVMVIQGKPIYQGKNTTTVTNPTIIVEVLSKSTEGYDKTDKFRFYRSISTFQEYILIDQNCYHIEIYSKTGEKQWQFTEYDSEQDVISLASVEFQFTLSELYEQVDFSEIEDTEIEDTEIED; via the coding sequence ATGCAACTACTCGAAGCTAACAAAACCCAAAAACGCACTTACACCCCGGAAGAATACCTCGCCCTAGAGGAAACCGCAGAATATAAAAGCGAATATCACGATGGAGAAATTATACCCATGACTGGCGGCACCACCAACCACAACCAAATCACTCTCAATGTTTGCCGTAAATTCCCATATACGATTAAAGAACAAAAATATCGAGTATTTGCGGCAGACGTTCGTCTCTGGATACCAGCCACGAGACGCTATGTTTATCCTGATGTAATGGTAATCCAAGGAAAACCTATTTACCAAGGAAAAAATACCACGACTGTCACTAACCCGACCATCATCGTCGAAGTTTTATCAAAATCAACAGAAGGTTATGATAAAACCGATAAATTTCGCTTTTATCGCTCCATTTCCACGTTCCAAGAGTATATTTTAATTGACCAAAATTGTTATCATATAGAAATCTATTCAAAAACTGGGGAAAAACAATGGCAGTTTACTGAATATGACTCAGAACAAGATGTCATATCCCTGGCTTCCGTTGAGTTTCAATTTACTTTAAGCGAACTTTACGAACAAGTAGATTTTTCGGAAATTGAAGATACGGAAATTGAAGATACGGAAATTGAAGACTAA
- a CDS encoding Uma2 family endonuclease, translating into MNLTLNLPQTWKMSQEQFAELAQINQDVRLELTAKGELIIMPPTGGETGNRNFDLTGQIWLWNRQKPLGKAFDSSTGFVLPNGANRSPDASWIRMERWEALTPEQRKKLLPLCPDFAVELVSESDRLSKTQEKMQEYLENGLRLGWLIEPKNKIVEIYRPNQAVEVLEFPLTLSGEDVLPNFTLSLAEIWD; encoded by the coding sequence ATGAATTTAACGTTAAATTTACCCCAAACATGGAAAATGAGTCAAGAACAATTTGCCGAATTAGCGCAAATTAATCAGGATGTCCGATTAGAATTAACCGCAAAAGGAGAGTTAATTATTATGCCACCAACCGGAGGAGAAACGGGAAATCGAAATTTTGATTTAACCGGACAGATTTGGTTATGGAATCGCCAAAAACCCCTCGGTAAAGCTTTTGATTCTTCTACGGGTTTTGTTTTACCCAATGGGGCTAATCGTTCTCCTGATGCCAGTTGGATTAGAATGGAACGGTGGGAAGCATTAACCCCCGAACAGCGGAAAAAATTATTACCTTTATGTCCTGATTTTGCCGTTGAATTAGTTTCGGAAAGCGATCGCCTTTCCAAAACCCAAGAAAAAATGCAGGAATATTTAGAAAATGGCTTACGTTTGGGTTGGTTAATTGAACCAAAAAATAAAATTGTCGAAATTTATCGGCCAAATCAAGCGGTGGAAGTCTTAGAGTTTCCTTTAACATTATCTGGGGAAGATGTGTTGCCAAATTTTACTTTAAGTTTAGCAGAAATTTGGGATTAA
- a CDS encoding circadian clock protein KaiA, with the protein MPPQLSLCTFASSESLSNSLKQSLGSGRYLVNHFHSESTFLEFLDLEKQQIDCLILQAQSSLGKLSNELHQRSTVLPAVIVYETFPEKADRPLTPLSFPTKEDPLRAVPDREETEIETGYPTVFYHTAEVHISFLQVPDISRYIEQAISQFLNLSPSFRKSNSVNPIEQSSENSVQKFLVQHQNRLAEKLRERLGYLGVYYKRNPQRFLRNLPSVERKQFLENLKSDYRDIVLNYFSDQPRILNQQIDEFVNNAFFADVSVTQIVEIHMNLMDEFSKQLKLEGRSEEILLDYRLTLIDIIAHLCEMYRRSIPRDS; encoded by the coding sequence TTGCCTCCCCAACTTTCTCTTTGTACGTTTGCCAGTTCTGAATCCCTGTCTAATTCGCTGAAGCAGTCTTTAGGCAGCGGTCGCTATCTGGTGAATCACTTCCACTCTGAGTCAACTTTCTTGGAGTTTTTGGATTTGGAAAAACAGCAGATCGACTGTCTGATCTTACAAGCACAATCCTCTCTAGGCAAATTAAGCAACGAGTTGCATCAGCGATCGACCGTGCTCCCCGCCGTGATCGTCTATGAAACTTTCCCCGAAAAAGCTGATCGGCCACTCACTCCATTGTCCTTCCCCACCAAGGAGGATCCGCTCCGTGCAGTTCCCGATCGAGAGGAAACAGAAATAGAAACAGGGTATCCCACAGTTTTTTATCATACGGCTGAGGTTCACATTTCCTTTCTTCAGGTGCCTGACATCTCTCGCTATATTGAGCAAGCGATTAGTCAATTCCTGAATTTGTCTCCCAGCTTTCGCAAAAGCAATTCTGTTAATCCTATTGAGCAAAGTTCCGAGAATTCCGTGCAAAAATTTCTCGTCCAACACCAAAATCGGTTGGCGGAAAAATTGAGGGAACGATTAGGATACTTAGGTGTGTATTATAAACGAAACCCTCAACGCTTTCTGCGTAACTTACCCTCCGTAGAGCGAAAACAATTTTTAGAAAATCTTAAGTCCGATTATCGTGACATTGTTCTGAATTACTTTTCCGATCAACCGAGAATCTTAAATCAGCAGATTGATGAATTTGTCAATAATGCTTTCTTTGCTGATGTTTCCGTGACTCAAATTGTCGAAATTCACATGAATTTGATGGATGAATTTTCTAAGCAGCTAAAATTAGAAGGCCGCAGTGAGGAAATTCTGCTAGACTACCGTTTGACTCTAATTGATATCATTGCACATTTATGTGAAATGTATCGACGTTCTATCCCGCGAGACTCTTAG
- the kaiC gene encoding circadian clock protein KaiC encodes MIRNQPNQVEDLPKGVQKIRTVIEGFDDISHGGMPASRTTLVSGTSGTGKTLFAIQFLYNGIINFDEPGVFVTFEESPTDIIKNAYSFGWDLGKLVNEGKLFILDASPDPEGQDVVGSFDLSALIERIQYAIRKYKAKRVSIDSVTAVFQQYDAVSVVRREIFRLVARLKQMSVTTVMTTERVEEYGPVARFGVEEFVSDNVVILRNVLEGERRRRTCEILKLRGTTHMKGEYPFTITSDGINIFPLGAMRLTQRSSNARVSSGVNTLDEMCGGGFFKDSIILATGATGTGKTLLVSKFLEDACTNGERAILFAYEESRAQLLRNAYSWGIDFEEMEKKGLLKILCAYPESAGLEDHLQIIKTELVEFKPSRMAIDSLSALERGVTNNAFRQFVIGVTGYAKQEEITGFFTNTTDQFMGAHSITESHISTITDTILMLQYVEIRGEMSRALNVFKMRGSWHDKGIREYTISEKGPDIRDSFRNYERIISGSPSRISVDEKTELSRIVKGVQNKLTDDLNDE; translated from the coding sequence ATGATTCGTAATCAGCCAAATCAGGTGGAAGACTTGCCAAAAGGCGTTCAAAAAATTCGCACTGTGATTGAAGGATTTGATGATATCAGTCATGGAGGAATGCCGGCAAGTCGGACGACTTTAGTCAGTGGTACTTCCGGCACAGGTAAAACTTTGTTTGCGATTCAGTTTCTCTATAATGGAATTATTAATTTTGATGAACCGGGCGTGTTTGTCACTTTTGAGGAATCGCCTACAGATATCATTAAAAATGCGTATAGTTTTGGTTGGGATTTAGGCAAACTGGTTAATGAAGGCAAGTTGTTTATTCTCGATGCCTCTCCGGATCCCGAAGGACAAGATGTGGTTGGCAGTTTTGATTTATCGGCGCTGATTGAAAGAATCCAATACGCTATTCGTAAGTACAAAGCTAAACGGGTTTCTATCGATTCGGTGACGGCGGTTTTTCAACAATATGATGCGGTTTCGGTGGTCAGACGGGAAATCTTTCGCTTGGTGGCTCGACTCAAGCAAATGAGTGTGACGACGGTGATGACGACAGAACGGGTGGAAGAGTACGGCCCGGTGGCCCGATTTGGCGTGGAAGAGTTTGTGTCAGATAATGTGGTGATTCTGCGGAACGTTTTGGAAGGTGAACGCCGTCGCCGCACTTGTGAAATTTTAAAGCTGCGAGGGACAACTCACATGAAAGGGGAGTACCCGTTTACGATTACCAGTGATGGGATTAATATTTTCCCCTTGGGGGCGATGCGCTTAACCCAGCGTTCGTCTAATGCTCGCGTTTCTTCTGGGGTGAATACCCTGGATGAAATGTGTGGCGGTGGATTTTTCAAAGATTCGATTATTTTGGCGACTGGGGCAACCGGGACGGGTAAGACTCTGTTGGTGAGTAAGTTTTTGGAAGATGCTTGTACGAATGGGGAACGAGCGATTTTATTTGCTTATGAGGAGTCCCGCGCTCAACTCTTGAGAAATGCCTATTCTTGGGGGATTGATTTTGAAGAGATGGAGAAAAAGGGTTTGTTGAAAATCCTTTGTGCTTATCCAGAGTCAGCAGGTTTGGAAGATCATTTGCAGATTATTAAGACTGAGTTGGTGGAGTTTAAGCCTTCTCGGATGGCGATCGATTCTTTGTCGGCTTTGGAACGTGGGGTGACGAATAATGCTTTCCGCCAGTTTGTGATTGGCGTTACCGGGTATGCGAAGCAGGAAGAAATCACGGGTTTCTTTACGAATACTACGGATCAATTTATGGGGGCGCATTCGATTACGGAATCTCATATTTCGACGATTACGGATACGATTTTGATGTTGCAATATGTGGAAATTCGCGGGGAAATGTCTCGGGCGCTGAATGTGTTTAAGATGCGTGGGTCTTGGCATGATAAGGGGATTCGAGAATATACGATTAGTGAGAAAGGCCCGGATATTCGCGATTCTTTCCGCAATTATGAACGGATTATTAGTGGTTCTCCGAGTCGAATTTCTGTGGATGAGAAGACTGAGTTATCTCGCATTGTTAAGGGGGTGCAAAATAAGTTAACGGATGATTTGAACGATGAATGA
- the kaiB gene encoding circadian clock protein KaiB: MNNPKKTYVLKLYVAGNTPNSVRALKTLKNILEEEFQGVYALKVIDVLKNPQLAEEDKILATPTLSKILPPPVRKIIGDLSDREKVLVGLDLLYEELSEENSGI; the protein is encoded by the coding sequence ATGAATAATCCTAAAAAAACTTATGTTCTCAAGCTCTATGTGGCAGGAAACACCCCGAATTCAGTTCGGGCTTTAAAAACCCTGAAAAATATTCTGGAAGAGGAATTTCAAGGCGTCTATGCCCTGAAAGTGATTGATGTCCTCAAAAATCCGCAATTAGCTGAAGAAGACAAAATTTTAGCCACGCCCACTTTATCCAAAATATTGCCACCCCCCGTGAGAAAAATCATTGGGGATCTTTCAGACCGGGAAAAAGTATTAGTTGGTTTAGATTTACTCTATGAAGAATTGTCTGAAGAAAATTCAGGAATATAG
- a CDS encoding DUF697 domain-containing protein — MKLQRPILWGGVSLSLGLWLFDSFSHSLEGVGEVGVLGAIALGTGLWWYKQRSPLPAKVSAPVDRETLSKAIAGVKEAIAQLATEAENCEAIGELRSQQEQLSAQLDRQELRLLVTGGKAVGKTKLMQLLQASSQQFGKLTFTETEALFSKTDSDRQVKPNLTLEDLVIFVTTGDLTSSELNHLQQLAIANVRILVVVNKQDQYLETQKATILQQVRNCLEGILNKDDVVGVCAAPAPVKVRQYQADGSVQEKMEQPMANITGLCDRLSHILATEKSALVFASTLRAANGLKAEIKTLLNQVRRDRAMPMIEQSQWVAAAAAFANPVPALDLLSTGAVTGQLVVDLGKIYQQKFSLEQGQAIARTLAEQMVKLGLVELSTQAITSILKSNAITFVAGGAVQGISAAYLTRLAGLSLLEYFQAQELTSDLSSGDKLAQLSQTIKQVFEQNQRMAFLQSFVQKASDRLMSSVNAKIPVNTQA, encoded by the coding sequence ATGAAGTTACAGCGGCCTATTTTATGGGGCGGAGTTAGCCTATCTTTGGGTTTGTGGCTGTTTGATAGTTTTTCGCATTCCCTGGAAGGGGTGGGAGAAGTTGGGGTGTTGGGCGCGATCGCCCTGGGGACTGGTTTGTGGTGGTATAAACAGCGATCGCCTCTACCGGCTAAGGTTTCCGCCCCTGTGGATCGAGAAACCTTGTCCAAGGCTATTGCTGGGGTGAAAGAGGCGATCGCTCAGTTGGCAACGGAGGCAGAAAATTGTGAGGCGATCGGTGAACTCCGCTCCCAACAAGAACAGCTATCGGCCCAATTGGATCGCCAAGAGTTGCGGTTGTTGGTGACAGGTGGCAAAGCGGTGGGCAAAACTAAGTTGATGCAGCTTTTGCAAGCAAGTAGTCAGCAGTTTGGAAAATTAACTTTCACGGAAACCGAGGCTTTATTTAGCAAAACTGACAGCGATCGACAGGTTAAACCGAACCTGACTCTAGAAGATTTGGTAATTTTTGTCACGACTGGGGATTTAACCAGTTCTGAACTGAATCATTTACAGCAATTGGCTATAGCTAATGTGCGGATTTTGGTGGTGGTGAACAAACAAGACCAATATCTAGAAACTCAAAAAGCGACGATTTTACAACAAGTTCGTAATTGCTTAGAAGGCATTTTAAATAAGGATGATGTGGTGGGGGTTTGCGCGGCTCCGGCGCCGGTGAAGGTGCGACAATATCAAGCGGATGGTTCGGTGCAAGAAAAAATGGAACAACCAATGGCGAATATTACTGGGTTGTGCGATCGCCTTAGTCATATTTTAGCCACGGAAAAATCAGCTTTGGTTTTTGCTAGTACCTTGCGGGCTGCCAATGGCTTAAAAGCAGAGATAAAAACTTTGCTGAACCAGGTCAGACGCGATCGGGCGATGCCCATGATTGAACAATCTCAATGGGTGGCTGCGGCTGCGGCTTTTGCTAACCCCGTCCCCGCTTTGGACTTGCTTTCTACGGGGGCTGTGACCGGGCAATTAGTGGTAGATTTGGGCAAAATTTATCAACAGAAATTTTCCCTGGAACAAGGACAAGCGATCGCTCGTACTCTAGCGGAACAAATGGTTAAATTAGGGTTAGTAGAACTTTCTACCCAAGCCATTACCTCAATTCTGAAAAGTAACGCGATCACTTTTGTGGCGGGTGGTGCGGTACAGGGAATTAGTGCGGCTTATTTAACTCGGTTAGCTGGTTTAAGTTTGTTGGAATATTTCCAAGCCCAAGAACTAACTAGCGATTTATCTTCTGGGGATAAATTGGCACAATTAAGCCAAACTATTAAGCAGGTTTTTGAGCAAAATCAGCGGATGGCTTTTCTACAATCTTTTGTCCAAAAAGCAAGCGATCGTCTGATGTCATCAGTCAATGCCAAAATCCCTGTTAATACTCAGGCTTAA
- a CDS encoding DUF4407 domain-containing protein — protein MKLLWWCAGVDAELLQNCRSQKEQHKYDAIGLAILLTTACAILSGGYAFYTIFKNPIHALLLGVFWGLFVFNMDRLIIITTHKEDKFSWQQLGMAITRIIVAVLIAVVVAKPLELKIFEKPILAELAQENAQIALAVQQQINQGMPEIAELKAANQKLEQDLSDKEKNRDLLCDRAMKEAEGISGTGKEGKGPVYEEKQLLCQQQGRELETLKAKTEPILVQNRQRIMQLQAQKDQEVKTVTTARKQADDIMTQLNTLEKIAQKNPAIAHASHAISWLFIVVDTAPIFAKLIAKRGSYDAMLQQKEYEQIQRADEDRKYFPIQLKNDQEKERKFYDDTLGEAYKSEPMKKVQEELIEEITNRTRKKYIPRKKVSPFPFFFTS, from the coding sequence ATGAAATTATTATGGTGGTGTGCCGGGGTTGATGCTGAATTACTGCAAAATTGCCGATCCCAGAAAGAACAGCATAAATATGACGCGATCGGGCTGGCAATTCTCCTAACCACAGCCTGTGCGATTTTGTCAGGAGGTTATGCCTTTTATACCATCTTCAAAAACCCGATTCATGCTCTGCTTTTAGGGGTATTTTGGGGATTATTTGTTTTCAATATGGATCGCTTAATTATCATCACTACCCATAAAGAAGACAAATTTAGCTGGCAACAATTAGGCATGGCCATCACGCGGATTATTGTGGCGGTTTTAATTGCCGTGGTTGTGGCAAAACCCCTAGAGTTAAAAATCTTTGAAAAGCCCATTTTAGCTGAACTTGCCCAAGAAAATGCTCAGATAGCCCTGGCAGTACAACAACAAATCAATCAAGGAATGCCAGAAATTGCTGAATTAAAAGCAGCGAATCAAAAATTAGAGCAAGATTTGTCAGACAAAGAGAAAAACCGAGATTTATTGTGCGATCGAGCTATGAAAGAAGCTGAAGGAATCAGTGGCACTGGCAAAGAAGGAAAAGGCCCAGTGTATGAAGAAAAACAACTCCTGTGTCAACAACAGGGGAGAGAATTAGAAACATTAAAAGCCAAAACTGAACCGATTTTAGTGCAAAACCGGCAACGGATTATGCAACTGCAAGCCCAAAAAGATCAGGAGGTAAAAACTGTCACCACCGCCAGAAAACAAGCTGATGACATTATGACTCAGTTAAATACTTTGGAGAAAATCGCCCAAAAAAATCCGGCGATCGCCCATGCAAGTCACGCGATTTCCTGGTTGTTCATTGTAGTGGATACTGCCCCAATATTTGCTAAATTAATCGCCAAACGCGGCTCCTACGATGCGATGTTACAACAAAAGGAGTATGAACAAATTCAGAGAGCAGATGAAGATCGGAAGTATTTTCCTATCCAACTCAAAAACGATCAGGAAAAAGAGAGAAAATTTTACGATGATACCCTGGGAGAAGCCTATAAGAGTGAGCCAATGAAAAAAGTCCAAGAAGAACTTATTGAGGAAATTACCAATCGAACGAGAAAAAAATATATCCCCAGAAAAAAAGTCAGTCCCTTTCCTTTTTTTTTCACCAGCTAG
- a CDS encoding ATP-binding protein has protein sequence MLSPNCLIQEFIVPVPTCSLTTCSRDLWSSLSRQELWVTGDRIAVVNPEELPIGVLYLHSLIPYLNSGEQFSERQSSILPHPHSAMVHELIQPIKIVPGNLSVREFWMKLNKLTTCNINNEDWGVVNPEGKLLGLLDMKGLLQFLAHHYQLQEIICQNNRRHQPENPKNTSRISVYSGNEPEHEVEPGQKTVEARDFLDPLEIAAIQQVISPLPFPVKVQTQEGQMIVENLAWRQELGNLSVGQVFPTTTAESIPQETELAEPLATRVSHLFSDSESEATLMCSLTNGSEQAWKFFKIPLEIDLSMFEILLPLGSQEFWPAKYSNDSGEPSQSKKLRSPPEHPIKGVVQARESSSPTSHQAFAPLKSGMISRKLTLESDERASEFTISQISSPEPERDSPSESPISLWLILAENVTEQQQVAQELVAKNADLVQLNRLKDEFLACISHELKTPLTAVLGLSTLLKDQALGPLNERQARYAKMIYQSGQHLMRVVNDILDLTRIETGQLQLNWEPVQIAQVCEYALQQAQETQQMELAAGHHSVESSPKFTLEIEPGLNTILTDHLRLRQMLYNLLSNALKFTPPEGEIGLKVNRWQGWIAFTVWDTGIGIPADKQHLIFQRFQQLENPLTRRFEGTGLGLVITQGLARSHGGDVTFISKEEKGSQFTILLPPSPPESGTIKKFPVRDQLLILIVEAAPQYVEELHEQLIRLGYRVAISRCGIDALEKARRLQPCVIFVNPLLPLLSGWDLLTLLKSDPQTGHIPVILTATVVDKKRAKKYRADGCLSLPLTASELQDQLRNLVPVELPEVQNLHTSKLTILRLTANVDSTNAALIQGLKIQSGKAYQILEADDLEQAELLAEIWQPQVILIEAAAALPEPRVFFQELSQSRLLGKLPIVTMDLATTEGANQVPGLIVFPCLVDAPINPENTGDYESGILEDSVNMVTSAGNYAQSNYAQGNYAQSNYAQSNYAQSNYAQSNYAQGNYAQGNYAQGNYAQSNYAQSNYAQNNYAQSNYAQGNYAQGNYSDSHSDAGQNASAHWRMPSAQYLSQVLNLAAQIQKKPNILALDISALPEFYQTRFNGLSFDRNYEESEGEKISSQIQNLLEIILDLQSANLNAALGRSWSEVWQLIQQQSVDLLLIYIPLDHLVEPMVNGLKAIANLAHKPQILIMYDRETLWHHHRSDLRGNSDSHQQLISREFLSFLKEIATKVLPNSLSKEELLQEIQQILKSADSSQQLGGKHRWLQS, from the coding sequence ATGTTAAGCCCAAATTGTCTGATTCAAGAATTTATTGTTCCTGTACCGACTTGTAGTTTAACCACTTGTTCTAGAGATTTGTGGTCTAGCTTAAGTCGTCAAGAACTCTGGGTCACGGGCGATCGCATTGCCGTGGTCAACCCAGAAGAATTACCTATTGGAGTCCTCTACTTACACAGTTTAATCCCCTATTTGAATTCTGGCGAACAATTTTCTGAGCGACAATCTTCTATCCTACCGCATCCACATTCAGCAATGGTACACGAGCTGATCCAGCCCATCAAAATTGTACCAGGAAACCTCTCCGTGAGAGAATTCTGGATGAAATTAAATAAATTAACAACCTGTAATATTAATAATGAAGATTGGGGAGTGGTCAACCCAGAGGGCAAATTATTGGGGTTGCTGGATATGAAGGGCTTACTCCAATTTTTAGCCCATCACTACCAGCTACAAGAAATTATCTGCCAAAATAATCGCCGCCACCAACCAGAAAATCCCAAAAATACCAGCCGAATCAGCGTCTATTCTGGAAATGAACCTGAACATGAGGTTGAACCAGGCCAAAAAACTGTTGAGGCCAGGGATTTTCTGGATCCTCTGGAGATCGCTGCCATTCAACAAGTGATTTCGCCTCTGCCGTTTCCGGTTAAGGTGCAAACCCAGGAGGGTCAGATGATCGTGGAAAATTTGGCTTGGCGTCAAGAATTGGGCAACCTCTCAGTCGGTCAAGTCTTCCCCACGACCACCGCAGAGTCCATCCCCCAGGAGACAGAATTAGCCGAACCTTTGGCAACCCGTGTGAGCCATTTATTCAGCGATAGTGAGTCAGAAGCGACTTTAATGTGTTCTTTGACCAATGGATCCGAACAAGCTTGGAAATTTTTCAAAATTCCGCTAGAGATTGATTTATCAATGTTTGAGATCCTCTTGCCCCTCGGTTCCCAAGAATTTTGGCCTGCCAAATATAGCAACGATTCTGGTGAACCATCTCAGTCGAAAAAACTGCGATCGCCGCCGGAACATCCCATCAAAGGGGTTGTCCAAGCCAGAGAATCATCATCGCCAACGTCACATCAAGCCTTTGCGCCCCTAAAATCTGGGATGATTTCCCGAAAATTGACCCTAGAGAGCGACGAGCGGGCATCTGAGTTCACCATCAGCCAAATATCATCCCCAGAACCGGAGCGGGATAGCCCGTCAGAATCCCCCATTTCTTTATGGCTAATTTTGGCGGAAAATGTCACTGAACAGCAGCAAGTGGCCCAAGAACTCGTGGCCAAAAACGCGGATTTAGTCCAACTAAATCGACTCAAAGATGAATTTTTAGCCTGTATTAGCCATGAACTCAAAACTCCTCTCACCGCAGTCTTAGGATTGTCTACTCTCCTAAAAGATCAAGCCCTCGGTCCGCTGAACGAACGTCAAGCTCGTTATGCCAAAATGATTTATCAGAGCGGGCAACATCTAATGAGAGTCGTCAATGATATTTTGGATTTGACCCGGATTGAAACGGGTCAGCTTCAACTGAATTGGGAACCAGTTCAGATTGCACAAGTGTGTGAGTACGCCTTGCAACAAGCCCAGGAAACTCAGCAAATGGAATTGGCCGCAGGCCACCACAGTGTTGAGTCTTCCCCTAAGTTCACTCTGGAAATTGAACCAGGTTTAAACACGATCCTCACCGATCATTTGCGCCTGCGTCAGATGCTTTACAATCTGCTGTCAAATGCTCTCAAGTTTACCCCTCCAGAAGGAGAAATTGGCTTAAAAGTCAACCGCTGGCAAGGTTGGATTGCTTTTACGGTTTGGGATACGGGAATTGGCATTCCGGCGGATAAACAGCATTTAATCTTTCAAAGATTCCAGCAACTAGAAAATCCCTTGACTCGTCGATTTGAAGGGACGGGTTTAGGGTTAGTGATCACCCAGGGATTAGCGCGATCGCACGGTGGAGATGTCACCTTTATCTCCAAGGAAGAAAAAGGCAGTCAGTTTACCATTTTGCTGCCACCTTCTCCCCCAGAATCCGGGACAATCAAGAAATTTCCCGTCCGAGATCAGCTATTAATTTTAATTGTTGAGGCCGCACCTCAATACGTGGAAGAGTTGCATGAGCAGTTGATCCGGCTCGGCTATCGGGTGGCAATTTCTCGATGTGGGATTGATGCGTTGGAAAAAGCTCGCCGTTTACAACCTTGTGTTATTTTTGTCAATCCTTTGTTGCCTTTACTTTCCGGTTGGGATTTACTGACCTTGCTGAAATCCGATCCACAAACGGGTCATATTCCAGTTATTTTAACCGCTACGGTGGTGGATAAAAAACGAGCCAAAAAATATCGCGCTGATGGCTGCTTGAGTCTGCCACTGACGGCATCAGAATTACAAGATCAGCTACGGAATTTAGTGCCAGTGGAATTACCCGAAGTCCAAAATCTTCACACTAGCAAACTGACAATTCTGCGGTTAACGGCGAATGTGGATAGTACCAATGCGGCTTTAATTCAAGGATTAAAGATTCAGTCTGGAAAAGCTTACCAAATTTTAGAAGCGGATGATTTAGAACAAGCAGAACTGTTGGCAGAAATTTGGCAGCCGCAAGTGATCTTAATTGAAGCGGCAGCCGCCCTGCCAGAACCTAGAGTCTTTTTCCAAGAATTAAGTCAGTCTAGACTCTTGGGTAAATTGCCAATTGTGACAATGGATTTGGCTACAACTGAGGGGGCGAATCAAGTTCCGGGCTTGATTGTCTTTCCTTGTTTAGTTGATGCACCAATCAACCCAGAAAATACCGGAGACTATGAGTCGGGAATCCTTGAAGATTCTGTTAACATGGTTACCTCAGCGGGTAATTATGCTCAGAGTAATTATGCTCAGGGTAATTATGCTCAGAGTAATTATGCTCAGAGTAATTATGCTCAGAGTAATTATGCTCAGAGTAATTATGCTCAGGGTAATTATGCTCAGGGTAATTATGCTCAGGGTAATTATGCTCAGAGTAATTATGCTCAGAGTAATTATGCTCAGAATAATTATGCTCAGAGTAATTATGCTCAGGGTAATTATGCTCAGGGTAATTATTCTGATAGTCATTCTGATGCTGGACAAAATGCGTCAGCCCATTGGAGGATGCCATCGGCTCAATACTTATCACAGGTACTTAATCTGGCGGCGCAAATTCAGAAAAAGCCTAATATTTTAGCGCTCGATATTTCGGCGTTACCAGAATTTTATCAAACTCGGTTTAACGGTTTAAGCTTTGATAGGAATTATGAGGAAAGTGAAGGGGAAAAAATTTCATCACAAATTCAAAATTTGCTAGAAATAATTTTGGATCTGCAATCGGCAAATTTAAATGCGGCGCTCGGTCGTTCTTGGTCTGAAGTGTGGCAGCTTATTCAACAACAAAGTGTGGATTTACTGTTGATCTATATTCCGCTAGATCACTTGGTCGAGCCAATGGTTAATGGTTTAAAAGCGATCGCAAATCTGGCTCATAAACCGCAAATTTTAATTATGTATGACCGGGAAACCCTGTGGCATCATCATAGATCGGATTTACGGGGCAATTCGGACAGTCATCAGCAGCTGATTTCGCGGGAATTTTTGTCTTTTCTCAAAGAAATTGCCACGAAAGTTTTACCCAATTCACTATCCAAGGAAGAGTTACTTCAAGAGATTCAGCAAATTTTGAAATCCGCTGATTCCAGCCAGCAACTGGGGGGAAAACATCGTTGGCTCCAGTCATAA